The genomic region TTAGTTAAAAGGAATCATAATGGACATCTTCATTTTCAAAACTAAAAACGAGTTGGGCAAAAAAGCTGCCAGCGATGGGGCCGAATTCATTCGCCAGGCAATCGCAGAACGAGGAAGTGCCAATATCATTCTGGCCACAGGCGCATCCCAATTCGAGATGCTGGCCGCATTGGTGAAAGAGAATGTGGATTGGTCTCATGTCACAGGCTTTCATCTCGACGAATACATCGGCATGCCAGAGACCCATCCCGCTTCATTCCGAAAATATTTGAAAGAGCGATTTGTTGAGCAAGTCCCGATCAAAGCGTTTCATTTTATCAACGGCGAGAACGATGCAATAGAAGAATGCAAACGGGTGGGAGCAATCATTCGAGCACATCCCGTTGATGTGGCGTTCATTGGGATCGGCGAGAACGGGCATTTAGCGTTCAACGATCCGCCCGCTGATTTCGAAACAGAAGAACCCTACATCATCGTCAAGTTAGATGACGCCTGCCGACGTCAACAACTTGGCGAAGGCTGGTTCAAAACTTTTGCTGACGTACCCGATCGAGCGATCAGCATGTCGATTCGCCAG from candidate division KSB1 bacterium harbors:
- a CDS encoding glucosamine-6-phosphate deaminase, giving the protein MDIFIFKTKNELGKKAASDGAEFIRQAIAERGSANIILATGASQFEMLAALVKENVDWSHVTGFHLDEYIGMPETHPASFRKYLKERFVEQVPIKAFHFINGENDAIEECKRVGAIIRAHPVDVAFIGIGENGHLAFNDPPADFETEEPYIIVKLDDACRRQQLGEGWFKTFADVPDRAISMSIRQIMKSRAIICTVPDARKAEAVKKAVEGSVSPLVPASILQQHPNAKLYLDENSAALLTAKR